A region of Allocoleopsis franciscana PCC 7113 DNA encodes the following proteins:
- a CDS encoding XisI protein — protein sequence MDKLNHYRNLIKKILTEYYEWVSNAPRDGIEDCLAFDEVRDHYFWFYVGWDGKRRVQGVTVYLRIRDEKIWVEEDWTKQGIVNELLEAGVPHEDIVLGFQHPSKRLLTEFATA from the coding sequence ATGGACAAATTGAATCATTATCGCAACTTAATCAAAAAAATCTTAACTGAATACTACGAGTGGGTGTCTAATGCTCCTAGGGATGGGATAGAAGATTGCTTGGCATTCGATGAGGTTCGAGATCACTACTTTTGGTTTTACGTTGGTTGGGATGGCAAGCGTCGAGTTCAGGGGGTAACGGTTTACCTGCGAATTCGAGATGAAAAGATTTGGGTTGAGGAAGACTGGACGAAGCAGGGAATCGTGAATGAGTTATTAGAAGCTGGGGTTCCCCATGAGGACATTGTTTTGGGATTTCAACATCCGAGTAAGCGGCTTTTGACGGAGTTTGCGACAGCTTAG